One Roseimaritima multifibrata DNA window includes the following coding sequences:
- a CDS encoding ATP-binding protein codes for MSTAIRDTHTIESGLLSGLLSDDTFWPVTPRDTAETGLSDSFIESLLLKTVLNIGTLSGRNIGEQMGLPLRVIEPLLERLRTRKLVVHVRPAPFNDYYYSLSENGQRAAQQHMQNCSYTGPAPVVLSDYVLSVEAQTAGLEPIDRDQLQQALQAISYQDELLDQLGPAVNSNAGMFLFGPPGNGKTTVARCLTQCLGQEIWIPHAILDDGNLIKLQDDAYHRAAPVPEGDGVVHSQEWDRRWLRIQRPTVIVGGELVMENLEVRHDRQSNICEAPLQMKSNCGCLLIDDFGRQRIQPEELLNRWIVPLENRLDFLTLPTGKKIQVPFEQLIIFSTNLNPDQLVDEAFLRRVPYKIFVDDPSEEEYRAITKGVAAAFGFEHGAEAAEHLLKLYRRENRNLRRCHPRDLLTQVRNYCRYRKIRPQLRPEFLDMACRSYFSEL; via the coding sequence ATGTCTACTGCAATTCGAGACACGCATACGATCGAATCAGGGTTGCTTAGCGGCCTGTTGTCGGATGATACGTTTTGGCCTGTGACTCCTCGTGACACCGCCGAAACGGGTCTGAGCGACTCTTTTATTGAAAGCTTGCTCCTTAAAACCGTTCTAAACATTGGAACCCTCAGTGGCCGCAATATCGGCGAGCAGATGGGGTTGCCACTTCGCGTCATCGAACCGCTTCTGGAGCGGCTGCGCACGCGCAAGCTGGTCGTGCATGTCCGTCCTGCACCCTTCAATGACTATTACTATTCGCTTTCAGAAAACGGCCAGCGAGCGGCTCAGCAACACATGCAGAACTGTTCGTACACCGGACCCGCTCCGGTGGTATTGTCGGATTACGTCCTAAGTGTTGAAGCTCAAACCGCTGGACTTGAACCGATTGACCGCGATCAATTGCAGCAGGCACTGCAGGCGATCTCCTACCAGGATGAATTGCTTGATCAGTTGGGCCCCGCCGTAAATAGCAACGCAGGAATGTTTTTGTTTGGGCCTCCAGGAAATGGGAAAACCACTGTCGCACGCTGTCTGACCCAGTGCCTAGGGCAGGAAATCTGGATTCCCCATGCGATCTTGGACGATGGAAACCTGATCAAACTGCAGGACGATGCTTACCATCGTGCCGCTCCGGTTCCTGAAGGCGACGGTGTCGTCCATTCTCAGGAATGGGATCGCCGCTGGCTGCGAATTCAGCGCCCGACGGTGATTGTCGGTGGTGAACTTGTGATGGAGAATTTGGAAGTTCGCCACGATCGCCAGAGCAATATCTGTGAAGCACCGCTGCAGATGAAAAGCAATTGCGGCTGCCTGTTGATCGACGATTTTGGTCGCCAGCGTATCCAGCCCGAAGAACTGTTGAATCGCTGGATCGTTCCGCTAGAAAATCGTCTTGATTTCTTGACCTTGCCAACCGGCAAGAAAATCCAAGTCCCCTTCGAACAGTTGATCATTTTTTCGACCAACTTGAATCCAGATCAATTGGTGGATGAAGCTTTCCTTCGCCGCGTCCCCTACAAGATTTTTGTCGATGATCCCTCCGAGGAGGAGTATCGCGCGATTACGAAAGGGGTGGCTGCCGCGTTTGGATTTGAACACGGGGCGGAAGCAGCGGAACATCTGTTGAAATTGTATCGACGTGAAAACCGTAACCTGCGGCGTTGTCATCCACGCGATCTACTGACCCAGGTCCGTAACTATTGCAGGTATCGAAAAATTCGGCCTCAGTTGCGTCCTGAGTTTCTCGATATGGCATGCCGAAGCTATTTCAGCGAATTGTAG
- a CDS encoding protein kinase domain-containing protein, with product MNDPSQSNQISEHDRLNAPGVKQSELAGHAPELGNATSGSMKLQAGYEPIPGYILQEPLGKGGFGEVWSALAPGGFQKAIKFVYGARDEKRADRELRSLEHMTGVNHPFLLTLERYEFVDDRLVIVSELADGSLEDVYNRHIERGSCGIPRQALLSYLNDAADALDYLHKQFQLQHLDIKPGNLLLVGGHVKVADFGLLKDLREEQCSMIGGLTPIYAPPEVFDGRPSKSSDQYSLAVMYQELLTGTRPFSGRTIAQLATQHVHTTPNLDSLPPCDRPIVARALEKEPERRYDCCRDMVEALLASQSQGVPLRASGKSASIGGDTLAGTITTSGKLRAPVVEELPGLSRFPENKNPSAVGNCLVVGIGGTGADVLLELNEKMKASGKSPDARMESVLIDTDSEKMYLLRSLEGPDSRSPCVTVHTPLLAASQYRDKGTEKLRTISRRWIYNVPRSRSTEGMRPLGRLAMVDHSEAIRNSLAAAIKRTAKDSRVPLTVYLVGSLTGGTGSGMLLDIAYLLRHLLDSDALEQSDIIPLFAANSVRPQARNPLGNADSAAALNELRHYLKPENGYSGDPGANWPSVPAARSPLRNAYVIANPDRIDGAANAVETISEYIWCCSQGAAEMLSVARKPPVPEEGTLLQSGPTTRSVGVVSLSCQDQIETAVLSAMLAKQTLAEWVGNANEARQLAPGISDRLAARCGVSVESLLQQKWQPFAEDPVQRRGELEQWLRKQNVAEGLDFQPVFERLQEKLGRLSEGSADDRVIHDRVTCLRREVTVRLQDKRMDLYTVIEVVQTLLAQVQAGSGEINAPQKPLQSDTVAGNVSGTDTVLDGLAGNVSADHYLQNLDRTEKLLEQAVSQSLLNRVHVLEELLTQFIADLKQHLEAVAEVTDQLDAMIGAEDQVHLSEAMYRQLEACRQPMHLDIVGRLLAMPLMKENSQVSEKTLLSVSLNSAKEQISMQLASKEGGKPETVPMTLEEQVQAAVAAVRPAFLDLGGKQRLLLIVGSEREAKELSAPLEAAYGGAITTTIVEGVQPTLVHEAQSIPLVEMIDRLIKSLGGNHKVAVKLQSRVDVEWPSPI from the coding sequence ATGAACGATCCTTCGCAATCGAATCAGATCTCTGAACATGATCGACTGAATGCGCCTGGTGTCAAACAGAGCGAGCTGGCAGGTCATGCGCCTGAACTGGGGAATGCAACTTCAGGTTCTATGAAACTGCAGGCGGGCTATGAACCGATCCCGGGCTACATCCTCCAGGAACCCCTAGGGAAGGGCGGCTTCGGTGAAGTTTGGAGTGCCCTTGCCCCTGGCGGATTCCAGAAAGCGATTAAGTTCGTTTACGGTGCTCGAGACGAAAAGCGAGCGGATCGGGAATTGCGCTCCCTGGAACATATGACCGGAGTCAATCATCCCTTTTTGTTGACGCTGGAACGATACGAATTTGTTGATGATCGCTTGGTGATCGTTAGTGAATTGGCCGATGGCTCGTTGGAGGATGTGTATAACCGGCATATCGAAAGAGGCTCGTGCGGGATCCCTCGTCAGGCTTTGCTTTCTTATCTAAACGATGCAGCGGATGCACTCGATTATTTGCATAAGCAATTTCAGTTACAGCATCTTGATATCAAGCCAGGCAATCTGTTGCTGGTGGGTGGGCACGTTAAGGTCGCAGATTTTGGTTTGTTGAAGGATTTGCGAGAAGAACAGTGTTCGATGATCGGGGGGCTGACTCCGATTTATGCGCCGCCTGAAGTCTTTGATGGACGACCTAGCAAAAGTAGCGATCAATATTCGTTAGCGGTGATGTACCAAGAACTGTTGACCGGGACTCGCCCATTTTCGGGCCGGACGATCGCGCAGTTGGCGACCCAGCATGTTCATACGACGCCCAATCTGGATTCTTTGCCTCCATGTGATCGCCCGATTGTTGCCAGAGCTTTGGAGAAGGAGCCCGAGCGGCGTTACGATTGCTGTCGAGACATGGTTGAAGCGTTGCTTGCTTCGCAAAGCCAAGGGGTTCCTCTGCGAGCTTCGGGGAAGTCCGCATCGATCGGTGGCGATACGCTTGCCGGGACCATCACCACCTCGGGCAAGTTACGGGCACCCGTTGTTGAAGAACTGCCGGGATTGTCACGTTTTCCCGAGAATAAAAATCCTTCGGCGGTTGGCAATTGCCTGGTCGTTGGGATCGGAGGTACCGGGGCGGATGTGTTGCTGGAATTGAACGAGAAAATGAAAGCGTCCGGCAAATCGCCCGATGCCAGGATGGAGTCGGTTTTGATCGATACCGATTCCGAAAAAATGTATTTGCTGCGAAGCCTGGAAGGGCCCGATTCGCGTTCGCCGTGTGTGACCGTGCACACGCCGCTATTGGCAGCGTCCCAGTACCGTGACAAAGGAACCGAAAAACTTCGCACGATCAGTCGACGTTGGATCTACAACGTGCCCCGAAGTCGGTCGACCGAAGGGATGCGTCCCTTAGGACGATTGGCGATGGTCGACCATTCCGAAGCGATTCGAAATTCGCTGGCGGCAGCAATCAAGCGGACGGCAAAAGATTCCAGAGTGCCGCTGACGGTTTATCTGGTCGGATCGTTGACCGGTGGTACCGGCAGTGGAATGCTGCTGGATATCGCCTATTTGCTGCGGCATCTTTTAGACAGTGATGCACTAGAGCAGTCTGATATTATTCCATTGTTTGCAGCGAATTCGGTCCGCCCTCAGGCTCGTAACCCGCTGGGGAATGCCGATTCGGCGGCGGCGCTAAATGAACTGCGGCACTATCTAAAACCCGAAAATGGCTATTCAGGGGACCCGGGAGCCAACTGGCCAAGCGTGCCGGCGGCTCGGTCTCCACTGCGTAACGCCTATGTAATCGCCAATCCAGATCGTATCGATGGCGCTGCAAATGCGGTTGAAACGATTAGTGAATACATCTGGTGCTGCAGTCAGGGCGCTGCCGAGATGTTGTCGGTTGCAAGGAAGCCACCGGTGCCCGAGGAGGGGACTTTGCTGCAGTCCGGACCGACAACCCGTTCGGTCGGAGTTGTCAGTTTAAGCTGCCAGGATCAGATCGAAACGGCCGTCTTGTCGGCGATGCTTGCCAAGCAGACGCTGGCGGAGTGGGTGGGCAACGCGAACGAAGCGAGGCAATTGGCGCCCGGAATATCCGATCGCTTAGCGGCTCGGTGCGGCGTTTCTGTCGAATCGTTGCTTCAGCAAAAATGGCAGCCGTTTGCAGAAGACCCCGTGCAAAGACGAGGCGAACTGGAGCAATGGCTGCGGAAACAGAATGTCGCTGAAGGTCTCGATTTCCAGCCCGTCTTTGAACGCTTGCAAGAAAAACTGGGCCGTTTGAGTGAGGGGTCTGCTGACGACCGCGTGATTCATGATCGTGTAACTTGTTTGCGCAGAGAAGTGACCGTGCGCTTGCAAGATAAGCGAATGGATCTCTATACGGTGATCGAAGTCGTGCAAACTTTATTAGCGCAGGTGCAGGCCGGCAGTGGGGAAATCAACGCTCCGCAAAAGCCGTTGCAGTCCGATACGGTCGCTGGCAATGTGAGTGGAACGGACACCGTTCTTGATGGTTTGGCTGGGAACGTTTCTGCCGATCACTATTTGCAAAATTTGGATCGTACGGAAAAACTATTGGAGCAAGCGGTCAGCCAAAGCCTGCTCAATCGAGTTCATGTTTTGGAAGAGTTGCTAACGCAATTTATTGCGGATTTGAAACAGCACTTAGAGGCCGTTGCCGAGGTGACCGACCAGTTGGATGCAATGATCGGCGCAGAGGATCAAGTCCATTTAAGTGAAGCAATGTATCGGCAACTGGAGGCGTGTCGTCAACCGATGCATCTAGATATCGTTGGCCGATTGTTGGCGATGCCATTGATGAAAGAAAATTCACAAGTTAGTGAAAAGACATTGCTGTCGGTCAGCTTGAACAGTGCGAAGGAACAGATTTCGATGCAGCTTGCGTCGAAGGAAGGGGGCAAGCCTGAAACCGTACCAATGACTTTGGAGGAACAGGTGCAGGCTGCAGTAGCGGCCGTTCGTCCAGCATTTTTGGATTTAGGCGGCAAGCAGCGTCTGCTATTAATCGTAGGGTCGGAACGTGAAGCAAAAGAATTGTCTGCGCCGCTAGAGGCTGCTTATGGAGGGGCCATCACCACCACAATCGTCGAAGGAGTCCAGCCGACTCTGGTCCACGAAGCTCAATCGATTCCACTGGTTGAAATGATTGATCGACTGATCAAATCCCTAGGTGGCAACCACAAAGTCGCCGTCAAGCTGCAGTCACGAGTCGACGTCGAGTGGCCCAGCCCCATCTAG
- a CDS encoding EAL domain-containing protein: MNWSPSVSSNDPMRVSATTKPDVWFLSGATRGEEDVRHIPIDENPYVIGRRAGVAMTLHFPTVSGHHASLWVENGELFVKDLQSTNGTYVNGTRIDRPTPLNEEDLVHFAEAPFRIRRQSASSHTMGTIAENVCDQALALVQFDRLMDQRLVVPHFQSILDLRTRKSVGFEVLGRGRVFGLESVGAMFQAAEQLNLEVELSRLLRWEGVRVGRDLPDRPTLYVNTHPKEMAGEGLIDSLGNLRDMAGNTSIVLEIHEASVTEPAMMQKLHARLKDLGMQLAYDDFGAGQARLAELIEARPEFVKFDISLIRGIDSADPHRVQMLSTLVRMVRDLDIQALAEGIETAEEAQACQDLGFDLAQGFYFGRPAPA, translated from the coding sequence ATGAACTGGTCTCCATCCGTATCGTCCAACGATCCCATGCGGGTTAGCGCGACAACCAAGCCGGATGTTTGGTTCCTATCGGGTGCGACTCGAGGTGAAGAAGACGTTCGGCATATCCCGATCGACGAAAACCCGTACGTAATCGGACGGCGAGCGGGCGTTGCGATGACGCTGCACTTCCCCACTGTCAGCGGGCACCATGCTTCGCTGTGGGTCGAAAATGGCGAACTGTTTGTCAAAGACTTGCAAAGCACCAACGGGACCTACGTCAACGGAACACGGATCGATCGCCCCACCCCTTTAAACGAAGAGGACCTGGTCCACTTCGCCGAAGCCCCGTTCCGGATCCGCCGGCAATCGGCGTCCAGTCACACGATGGGGACGATCGCCGAGAACGTCTGCGATCAAGCCCTGGCACTGGTACAGTTCGATCGCCTGATGGACCAACGCTTGGTCGTTCCACACTTTCAGTCGATCCTCGACTTAAGGACTCGCAAATCGGTCGGCTTTGAAGTCCTGGGACGCGGCCGAGTCTTTGGACTTGAATCGGTTGGAGCGATGTTCCAAGCCGCCGAACAACTTAATCTTGAAGTCGAACTAAGCCGCCTGCTGCGATGGGAAGGAGTCCGCGTCGGCCGCGACCTACCCGATCGTCCGACGCTCTACGTGAACACTCACCCCAAAGAGATGGCCGGCGAAGGCTTAATTGACAGCCTTGGCAATCTCCGCGACATGGCTGGCAACACGTCGATCGTTCTTGAGATCCACGAAGCGTCCGTAACCGAACCCGCGATGATGCAAAAACTGCACGCTCGCCTAAAAGATCTGGGCATGCAATTGGCGTACGACGATTTCGGCGCCGGGCAAGCACGTTTAGCCGAACTGATCGAAGCTAGACCTGAATTCGTCAAATTCGATATCTCGTTGATTCGAGGAATCGATTCGGCCGATCCGCACCGTGTGCAGATGTTATCGACCCTTGTCCGAATGGTCCGGGACCTCGACATCCAAGCATTGGCCGAAGGGATCGAAACCGCTGAAGAAGCCCAAGCCTGCCAGGACCTTGGATTCGATTTAGCACAGGGCTTCTACTTCGGCCGCCCCGCCCCCGCCTAA